TGCCGCCGCTGCCTTTGCCAAAGTGCAGAAAGCTCCCGGCACTGCAGCCCGTCAGCGCCAGCGCCGCTGCCAGCACAAACGCCGCCCATCTTTTTTTATGCATCATTTCCGCCCACGCTCCATACTCTATAGTAACCTGCACGGCACACCGTGCACAGAAGATTCAGAGGATAGTATATCATATTCTGCCGCAGAGTGCGAGAGCAAATGCGTGAAAATTTGCTGCACAATTTCTGTGCGAAAAAGCATCTTGACGAGCAGGCGAAAAAACGCTACACTATATGCAGGCCAAGCGGGCGGCGCACAAACAGCCCGTTTTATGACACGATACAGGAGACAATATCTATGTCTGACGAAATCAAGAACCCTAATACCGAAGAAGATCAGCCCGACCTGATGACCCTGGAGGATGAGGACGGCAACGAGATCACATTTGAGGTGATCGATGCGCTGGACCACAAGGGTGTGCATTATCTGGCTGCTGTGGAATACGCCGAGACCGAAGAGGAAGCTGAGAATGCTCAGCTGGTCATTCTGAGCGTTGGCGAGGATGACGAAGGCGAATATCTGGATGTCGTGGACGACGACGAACTGCTGCTGGAGCTGGGCAAGCTGTTTGAAGAGCGCCTGAGCGACGAGTACGACATCGAAGAATAATTCCAGACAAATTACCCGGCAAAACTTCCTGCCCGGCTCGATTTGTTGCGGTTTATATGATCCTACTAATCATTCAACGGGAGCTTGGAGTTCCCCGGTGGATTGCAGACCTCCCCGTCATGGGGCGACCATGAAGGCTCGATGAGGAAGCGCGAACCCGGAGACAGGGCACCCACCTGTCCGTAAGGGTAGGTTTGATTGACCGCAGACGACCGGGCGGGATCTTTTTATAGCAATCCATCCACCTCTGTCCTCTGCACTTTCTGCAGAGATGCAGTGTGTGGATTTTTTATTATCTTGAAAGGATGTGCATTGCGGCATGAAGTCAGAACATCTGGTGGGCACCTCCATCCCCCGCTTTACCTTTGATACCCCCACCACACCGGGCAATGATTTTTACAAGCTGTGCGAAGGGGAGCACCCTCTGGTCATGATCTTCCTGCCTGCCTTTGACCACCCTGTCACGCGGGAATATCTGACCCGCTACCTGCAGACCCTGCCCAGACTGCGCGGCGTGCGGCTGGCCTGCGTGGTGCGTTCCTCGCCCCGCATGGTGGCAAAGGCCACACAGGGGGCCGAGTTTCCCTTCACCCTCATCTGCGACGCGCCGGGGGTGCTGTACGGCTACCTTGGCGTAGAACAGGCCCGCGGCATCCTGAGCTGGAGCTTTGCGGCCCAGCGCATCTACAAAGCGGCCAAAGAGCAGGGCTACCGCTACAACAGCAATGCTCCGCAGCAGCTGCCGCTGACGCTGGTGGTGGGCCACATGG
Above is a genomic segment from Faecalibacterium taiwanense containing:
- a CDS encoding DUF1292 domain-containing protein is translated as MSDEIKNPNTEEDQPDLMTLEDEDGNEITFEVIDALDHKGVHYLAAVEYAETEEEAENAQLVILSVGEDDEGEYLDVVDDDELLLELGKLFEERLSDEYDIEE
- a CDS encoding AhpC/TSA family protein codes for the protein MKSEHLVGTSIPRFTFDTPTTPGNDFYKLCEGEHPLVMIFLPAFDHPVTREYLTRYLQTLPRLRGVRLACVVRSSPRMVAKATQGAEFPFTLICDAPGVLYGYLGVEQARGILSWSFAAQRIYKAAKEQGYRYNSNAPQQLPLTLVVGHMGKILFTHSGRSQTDLPEDCAAIREITREVVRTMAEDQRRAHPHCSDETLTLPDLVGWDDLDGSSN